A segment of the Acidobacteriota bacterium genome:
GGAGCGGGAGGGCGAGGGCGGCGAAACGTCTCACGGAGGTCTCCTTCGGCTGCTGCATCTTCGCTCAGGAGACGAGAATCGGAGCGCCGCGGGGGCGCCCTTTCACCGAAACGTGAGGAGCGCCTCGTCCCGCAGCGTCAGGTGGGCGTGGTCGTTGAACGCCGCCAGAACGCTTCCGGCCGGCCCGATCTCGAGCGTCGTCACGCTCGCGTTCGCGAGGCGGAACGCGTGGGCGAAGACGGCCGCGGCGTCCGCCGCGCCGAGATGCGCGCGGCATGCGGCGGAGATCGGGCCGCCCGACGTGAAGACGAGCACCGACCCGCCCGGCGTGCGGGGCAGCCGCGTGAGCGCGCCGTCCACGCGCGCGAGGAAGCCGGGCCACGTCTCGCGGTACTCCGCGTCGTGCGCGCCATCCGTCCAGCGGGCGACGGCGGCGTGGAAGGCGCGCTCGAAGGCCCCGGCGAACGCCGCAGCCTCGAGGTCGCGGTGGAGCTGCGCGTGGTCTCCCCAGCGCGGCTCGAAGACGCGCAGGACCTCCTCGTGGTCGAACTCGTTCCACGCGGCGTCCTCGACCCAGGGCGGCGCGAGACCCATCGCCTCGAGACACGCCGCGGCGGTGTCGCGCTGCCGGCGCATGGAGCCCGTGACGACGGCGTGCACGTCCCCGACCCGTCCGCGGAGCGCCTCGCCGGCGACCCGGGCCTGCCGCCGCCCCGTCTCCGAGAGGACGTCGTAGTCGGCGGCGCCGAAAGACGCCTGGCCATGGCGAACGAGGACGACGGA
Coding sequences within it:
- a CDS encoding histidine phosphatase family protein, with translation MTSVVLVRHGQASFGAADYDVLSETGRRQARVAGEALRGRVGDVHAVVTGSMRRQRDTAAACLEAMGLAPPWVEDAAWNEFDHEEVLRVFEPRWGDHAQLHRDLEAAAFAGAFERAFHAAVARWTDGAHDAEYRETWPGFLARVDGALTRLPRTPGGSVLVFTSGGPISAACRAHLGAADAAAVFAHAFRLANASVTTLEIGPAGSVLAAFNDHAHLTLRDEALLTFR